TGACCTTGGTCAGCGAGGCCGGCTCGATACGGGCGTTCGGATCCTGCGAGGCGATGACCTGGCCGCTCGTTGCGTCGAGCAGCAGCCACGATTTGGCGGCGATGGCCGGCGCAGGCACGGTTTGTGCGCTGGCCGAGACCATCACGAGGCTGGCGGCGAAGGCCGCTAACAGTTTTTTCATGGGAGCAATACCGTCAATCAGTGGGTAGTGGAGCGCAAAGCAATGCCATAAGGCATTGCCTCAAGAGAAGGGTCACATTATAGGGCAGTGTTACGCCGAAATGTCACGCCGCCACATTTGCGCAACGAGATTTTTAATGTGACCGAGCTTGCGGTGGAAGAAGTGATCCGCGCCCGGGATCACGATGACCGGAATGTCCAGCGGACGCGCCCAGTCATACACTTCCTGCAGGGTGATCGTATCGTCAAGTTCGCCGTGGATCAGGATCGAATCCTCGGGCACGGGCGGCATCGGCCACTTGCCGGCGGCGGTGCCGACCAGCACCAGGCGCTCGGCCGGACGGCCTTCGGCGATCAAGCGCTGCTGGAACTGGGCCTGCACGAAGGTGCCGAAGGAGAAACCCGACAGGGCCACCGGCAGGCCCGGGTATTGCGCGCGCATGTGCTCGTACATGATGGCCATGTCGTCCACTTCGCCACGGCCGTCGTCGTGCACGCCCTCGGATTCGCCCACGCCCCGGAAGTTGAAGCGCGCCGTGGCATAGCCCAGGTTGACGAAGGTGCGCGCCAGGGTCTGGGCCACCTTGTTCTCCATGGTGCCGCCGTACAGCGGGTGAGGGTGGGCGACCAGCGCGATGCCGCGCGGCTCGCCGTCCGGCAGGTCGAGCAGGCATTGCATCTTGCCCGCATGGCCGTCGAGAGTGAACTTGTGCTGGATATTCATGGGTCCTTCTGGGTAAATCGCTATCAGATCTTGAGGCGTTCGACCGGCTTGCCGCCGATGAGGTGCTGGTCGATGATGTCGTCGATGTCGGCGTTGTCCACGTAGGTGTACCAGGTGCCTTCCGGGTAGACCACGACCACCGGACCTTCTTCGCAGCGGTCCAGGCAGCCGGACTGGTTGATGCGCACCTTGCCCTGGCCGCTCAGGTTGAGTTCCTTGATGCGCTTCTTGGCGTGCTTCTGCGCCTTCTCGGCGCCGCACTTGCCGCAGCTCTGGCGTGCATCCTTGCCATCGCGTTCGTTCATGCAGAAGAACACGTGGTACTTGTAAAACGGTGCGTTGTCGGTGGTGTCGCTCATGTCGTTCTCGTCGAAAGGATGGCAGCGCCAAAGCCGCCATGATACCGGTTCTTACTGGCGATTGAGTTTATGCGAAGGCAGGAGCAGGAACCAGAGCGCGAAAAACGGCCACATCAGGGACAGGAACTGGGCGGCGCCGTTAAAGTTCAAGAACTTCCCTTGCACCCAACCCTGCAGGGTCGAGGAAAAATACGGGTTCACCGGGATGGTGTTCACCACGATCAGGCTGAGCACCAGGGTCACCACCGCCAGGCGGCGCTGGGCCACCTGGGGCGCGAACACCAGGCCAGACAGCATCAGGAGGCCGATCAGGAAGCCGCCCTCGGCGCCCGGAGTCACCCAGACGAAGGCGTTATCGGGGCGGAACAGCAGCGAGCTGGCCAGGGTCTTGACCATCAGGGCCGCGCCCACCAGGGCCATCATGAGACGGAAGCGCGGCGCGCCGCGGCGCACCAGGCACATCAGGGTCAGGGCGGCGCCGGTCATGCCGCAGGCGCTGATGATGGTCTCGGACAGCCAGTACTGCTCCACGCTCATGATGTCGTCGCCGGGGCGCAGCATGGCCACCAGGTCGATGTCGGCGTCGAACCAGCGCGACAGCCAATTGGAGACGATCGGCAGCACCTGGCCGTGGCCGAACAGGTAGCTCTGCGGGTAGATCTGGGCCAGCGGCCACAGGGCCACCAGCACCAGGCCCTGGCTGGCGTGCGGCGCGAACCAGCGCCGCCGCAGCTGGAACAGGCGGCTTCGGTCGAGCAGCCCGGGCGCCCACAGCGCGCCCAGCACCGCGCCGATCAGGCAGCCGCCGGAATTGGTGAGGAAGTCGAGGTTGGACGGCACCCGGCTCGGCAGGTAGTTCTGCACCGCCTCCATCGTGCCCGACACCAGGATGCCGCCGAGGGTCGCCAGCAGCACCGCCCAGACGCCGCGGATGCGCGGGTAGAGCGAGAGCACCAGCAGCACGCCGAACGGAATGTAGCCGACCACGTTGACGGTGACGTCGAAGCCGGTCCAGTAGCGCTGCTTGACCAGGTTGAGGAAGGCGAGCAGGGGCAGGCCGCTGTCGCGCCAGCCCGAGAACGGATACCAGCTGGCGTAGACGATCAGCAGCAGGTAGGCCAGCAGCGCGGCGCGCGAGATCGGCGAGCCGCGCGGCCGGCCGGGGACTTCCGGATCG
This genomic window from Massilia sp. KIM contains:
- a CDS encoding alpha/beta hydrolase, coding for MNIQHKFTLDGHAGKMQCLLDLPDGEPRGIALVAHPHPLYGGTMENKVAQTLARTFVNLGYATARFNFRGVGESEGVHDDGRGEVDDMAIMYEHMRAQYPGLPVALSGFSFGTFVQAQFQQRLIAEGRPAERLVLVGTAAGKWPMPPVPEDSILIHGELDDTITLQEVYDWARPLDIPVIVIPGADHFFHRKLGHIKNLVAQMWRRDISA
- a CDS encoding ferredoxin; protein product: MSDTTDNAPFYKYHVFFCMNERDGKDARQSCGKCGAEKAQKHAKKRIKELNLSGQGKVRINQSGCLDRCEEGPVVVVYPEGTWYTYVDNADIDDIIDQHLIGGKPVERLKI
- a CDS encoding VanZ family protein; its protein translation is MTDPEVPGRPRGSPISRAALLAYLLLIVYASWYPFSGWRDSGLPLLAFLNLVKQRYWTGFDVTVNVVGYIPFGVLLVLSLYPRIRGVWAVLLATLGGILVSGTMEAVQNYLPSRVPSNLDFLTNSGGCLIGAVLGALWAPGLLDRSRLFQLRRRWFAPHASQGLVLVALWPLAQIYPQSYLFGHGQVLPIVSNWLSRWFDADIDLVAMLRPGDDIMSVEQYWLSETIISACGMTGAALTLMCLVRRGAPRFRLMMALVGAALMVKTLASSLLFRPDNAFVWVTPGAEGGFLIGLLMLSGLVFAPQVAQRRLAVVTLVLSLIVVNTIPVNPYFSSTLQGWVQGKFLNFNGAAQFLSLMWPFFALWFLLLPSHKLNRQ